One Centroberyx gerrardi isolate f3 chromosome 2, fCenGer3.hap1.cur.20231027, whole genome shotgun sequence DNA window includes the following coding sequences:
- the btc gene encoding probetacellulin — protein sequence MAKVHRLYVGILTALALCKYSLAEWNATEESANRTVSSCHHHGNRNNCTDAEDTGQWNGHYSKCPKELKHYCIHGACRYIKEQKAPSCRCEQGFIGSRCEYVDLDWRIGEQRQIIIACVIAGLVFLILLIVFICICSNRRYRLCRQRGRRREEPRNETEKLSMIDTSTTHRTLTPDSTELPHTNAV from the exons ATGGCCAAGGTACACAGACTGTATGTGGGAATACTAACAG CTCTGGCCTTATGCAAATACTCCCTGGCAGAATGGAATGCCACCGAGGAGTCTGCCAATCGAACTGTGTCCTCCtgtcatcaccatggcaacagaaaCAATTGCACAG ACGCTGAAGATACAGGACAGTGGAATGGCCACTACTCAAAATGCCCCAAGGAGCTGAAGCACTACTGCATCCACGGGGCATGTCGTTACATTAAGGAGCAGAAGGCACCCTCTTGCAG gtGTGAGCAAGGTTTCATTGGttccaggtgtgaatatgtggaCCTGGACTGGCGAATAGGAGAGCAACGACAAATCATCATTGCCTGCGTCATTGCCGGCCTTGTTTTCCTGATTCTCCTCATTGTATTCATCTGCATCTGTTCAAA TCGTAGGTACAGACTGTGCAGGCAGAGGGGAAGGCGGAGGGAGGAACCAAGGAACGAGACAGAGAAGCTCAGTATGATCGACACCAGCACAACACACAGAACGTTAACGCCAGACTCAACAGAACTGCCGCACACCAATGCTGTatga